The following proteins are co-located in the Flammeovirga kamogawensis genome:
- a CDS encoding thymidine phosphorylase, whose product MRAVDIIAKKRDNILLSDEELKGFLESYLSGETTDYQMSAFLMAVYLNGLSEHELKTLTQTMRDSGELIELNGVERFLIDKHSTGGVGDKTSIALAPLLSVFGIGTAKMSGKGLGHTGGTLDKFEAIPGFKFPSTEEDMVKTIEHTGIGIMGQTENIVPLDKKLYALRDVTATVSSYPLIASSIMSKKLAVRSDGIILDVKVGDGAFMKNLADAQKLANIMRGIGEMFGRKVHIVLSGMEQPLGDGIGNGLEVYEAIESLKGNGPKDFERLITTITGIALLQKGDVNSIEEGVKLAEEKLQTGEAVKALRDFVEDCGGDPSFIENPEKFLTAKYTLEVKAEQDGYIASLMAEKVGNSAMLLGAGRETKEDEIDHAVGIVLKKKVGDKVTKGDTLAVMHYNKKNQKLEDAIALISSAYGYSDTLVSTPEVILDIQ is encoded by the coding sequence ATGAGAGCTGTAGATATAATAGCAAAAAAGAGAGATAATATCTTATTATCCGATGAAGAATTGAAAGGCTTTTTAGAAAGCTATCTTAGTGGTGAGACCACTGATTATCAAATGTCAGCCTTTTTAATGGCTGTTTATTTGAATGGCCTATCGGAACATGAATTAAAGACACTTACGCAAACCATGCGTGACTCGGGTGAATTAATTGAATTAAATGGCGTTGAACGTTTTCTTATAGATAAACACAGTACTGGCGGTGTTGGAGATAAAACAAGTATTGCTCTTGCCCCTCTTTTATCTGTATTTGGTATTGGAACAGCAAAAATGTCGGGTAAAGGATTAGGCCACACAGGCGGCACACTCGATAAATTTGAAGCTATTCCTGGTTTTAAATTCCCTTCTACTGAAGAGGACATGGTAAAAACCATTGAACATACAGGCATAGGTATAATGGGACAAACCGAAAATATAGTCCCTCTAGATAAAAAACTTTATGCATTAAGAGATGTAACTGCAACTGTTAGTAGCTACCCTCTAATAGCATCTAGTATAATGAGTAAAAAACTAGCTGTTAGAAGTGATGGTATTATCCTAGATGTAAAAGTTGGAGATGGTGCATTTATGAAAAACCTAGCCGATGCACAAAAACTAGCAAACATTATGCGTGGCATTGGCGAAATGTTTGGAAGAAAAGTACATATTGTTTTAAGCGGTATGGAACAACCTTTAGGTGATGGTATTGGTAATGGATTAGAAGTTTATGAAGCCATTGAATCTTTAAAAGGTAACGGACCAAAAGATTTTGAAAGACTTATTACCACTATTACTGGTATTGCTCTATTACAAAAAGGTGATGTAAATTCTATTGAAGAAGGTGTTAAACTAGCAGAGGAGAAGTTACAGACTGGTGAAGCTGTAAAAGCTTTAAGAGATTTTGTAGAAGACTGTGGTGGTGATCCCTCATTCATCGAAAATCCAGAGAAATTCCTTACCGCAAAATATACTTTAGAAGTAAAAGCCGAACAAGATGGATATATAGCATCTTTAATGGCAGAGAAAGTAGGTAATTCAGCTATGCTTCTTGGAGCTGGCAGAGAAACAAAGGAAGATGAAATAGACCATGCCGTAGGTATTGTTCTAAAAAAGAAAGTTGGTGATAAAGTAACTAAAGGAGATACTTTAGCTGTAATGCATTACAACAAGAAAAATCAGAAATTAGAAGATGCAATCGCACTAATTTCTAGTGCTTATGGTTATAGTGATACTTTAGTAAGTACACCTGAAGTGATTTTAGACATACAATAA
- the deoD gene encoding purine-nucleoside phosphorylase codes for MSIHIGAKPGDIAEVVLMPGDPLRAKFIAENYLEDAVQYNNVRGMLGFTGTYKGHRISVQGSGMGIPSIGIYAHELVTEFGVRKLIRVGSCGSMQPHIKPRDLVIAMSASTDSSFNQNRFGGKDYSPAADFKMLSKANEVAEAKGIVPFNGNILSSDAFYGDDADEWKKWAKYGVLAVEMETTALYTIAAQFNARALTILTVSDSLVTGEELSSDDRQNTFTDMMEIALETAIAK; via the coding sequence ATGAGTATTCATATTGGCGCTAAGCCAGGAGATATTGCAGAGGTTGTACTTATGCCAGGCGACCCATTAAGAGCTAAATTCATTGCAGAAAATTACTTAGAAGACGCTGTTCAATATAATAATGTACGTGGAATGTTAGGTTTCACTGGTACTTATAAAGGGCACAGAATTTCTGTACAAGGTTCAGGCATGGGTATTCCATCAATTGGTATTTATGCACACGAATTGGTTACAGAATTTGGTGTAAGAAAATTAATTCGCGTAGGTAGTTGTGGTTCTATGCAACCGCATATTAAACCTAGAGATTTAGTAATTGCAATGTCTGCATCTACAGATTCATCTTTTAACCAAAATAGATTTGGCGGTAAGGACTACTCTCCTGCTGCAGATTTCAAAATGCTTTCAAAAGCAAATGAAGTTGCTGAAGCAAAAGGTATTGTTCCTTTTAATGGTAACATTCTTTCTTCTGATGCATTCTATGGTGATGATGCTGACGAATGGAAAAAATGGGCAAAATATGGTGTTTTAGCTGTAGAAATGGAAACAACAGCACTTTACACAATTGCTGCTCAGTTTAACGCTCGTGCTTTAACAATTCTTACTGTAAGTGATAGTTTGGTTACAGGAGAAGAACTTTCTTCTGATGATCGTCAAAATACATTTACAGATATGATGGAAATTGCTTTAGAAACTGCAATTGCCAAATAA
- a CDS encoding phosphopentomutase: MINRVALIVLDSVGIGFSSDADEYGDRGANTLGHIADSAGLDIPNMHEMGLGNIAPLHGLPPMGTTSAAYGKAKEVSKGKDTTTGHWEIAGQILSEALPTYPNGFPAEIMEAFEKETGKGTIGNIVASGTAIINELGDEHVATGKLIIYTSADSVFQIAAHEDIVPLEDLYRYCEIARKQLNVGRVIARPFIGKSGNYERTSNRHDYSLEPAENMLTRIIASGKDSIGIGKIYDIYAGKGFTDHTYTKSNSEGIDKTIEFLKQDNEGLIFTNLVDFDMLFGHRRDLIGYRDALEYFDQRLPEITAAMKDDDILIITADHGNDPIFKGTDHTREHIPILVFGKKIKPVNIGFRSTFADIGTTIEELLLNEAPTTGSFASMII, from the coding sequence ATGATTAATAGAGTTGCATTAATTGTATTAGATAGTGTTGGTATCGGCTTTAGTAGTGATGCCGATGAATATGGAGATAGAGGTGCAAATACACTAGGACATATTGCCGATAGTGCAGGTTTAGATATACCAAACATGCATGAAATGGGTCTTGGTAATATCGCTCCTCTCCATGGTTTACCTCCTATGGGAACTACTTCTGCTGCTTATGGAAAAGCAAAAGAAGTTTCTAAAGGAAAAGATACAACAACAGGGCATTGGGAAATTGCTGGACAGATTTTATCTGAAGCATTACCTACTTACCCTAATGGATTCCCAGCTGAAATTATGGAAGCCTTTGAGAAAGAAACAGGAAAAGGCACCATTGGTAATATTGTTGCATCTGGTACTGCAATTATAAATGAACTTGGTGATGAACATGTTGCAACAGGTAAATTAATTATTTATACCTCTGCTGATTCTGTTTTCCAAATTGCAGCCCATGAAGATATTGTTCCTTTAGAGGATCTATATCGTTACTGTGAAATTGCTAGAAAACAATTAAATGTTGGTCGTGTAATTGCACGTCCATTTATTGGCAAATCTGGAAATTATGAACGCACATCAAATCGTCATGATTATTCTTTAGAGCCTGCAGAAAACATGCTTACTAGAATTATTGCTTCCGGCAAAGATTCTATAGGTATTGGTAAAATATATGATATTTATGCAGGCAAAGGTTTTACAGACCATACCTACACAAAGAGTAACTCTGAAGGTATTGATAAAACTATTGAATTTTTAAAACAAGATAATGAAGGTTTAATCTTCACTAACTTGGTAGATTTCGATATGCTATTTGGTCATAGAAGAGACCTAATTGGTTATAGAGACGCCCTTGAATATTTTGATCAAAGGTTACCAGAAATCACTGCTGCTATGAAAGATGATGACATTTTAATTATCACAGCTGATCATGGTAACGACCCTATTTTTAAAGGGACTGATCATACTAGGGAACATATTCCAATTTTAGTTTTTGGTAAAAAAATCAAACCTGTAAATATTGGTTTCAGATCAACTTTTGCAGATATAGGAACTACAATTGAGGAACTTTTATTAAACGAGGCTCCTACTACTGGTAGCTTTGCATCAATGATAATTTAA
- the deoC gene encoding deoxyribose-phosphate aldolase, with translation MSIAKYIDHTILAANATEAQIIQLCKEAKEYNFFSICINSAYVPLAKEHTDGSDVAVCSVVGFPLGQMDTASKVFEAKSAVANGADEIDMVINVGKMIDGKTDYVQEEIRQIKEAIGSRVLKVILETCYLTKEQIVEASKLSVAANADFVKTSTGFGTGGASFEDIQLMKDAVEGKAALKASGGVRDYETAQKYIDMGVTRLGTSSGIKIIQGGTADEGSY, from the coding sequence ATGAGTATTGCAAAATATATCGATCATACAATCTTAGCAGCAAATGCAACAGAAGCTCAAATTATTCAACTTTGTAAAGAAGCAAAAGAATATAATTTCTTTTCTATATGTATTAATTCTGCCTATGTTCCTTTAGCTAAAGAACATACAGATGGTTCTGATGTAGCAGTATGTTCTGTTGTTGGTTTCCCATTAGGACAAATGGATACCGCTTCTAAAGTATTCGAAGCAAAAAGTGCTGTAGCTAATGGTGCAGACGAAATTGACATGGTTATTAATGTTGGAAAAATGATTGATGGAAAAACTGATTATGTTCAGGAAGAAATCCGTCAAATTAAAGAAGCAATTGGTTCTAGAGTGTTAAAAGTAATTTTAGAAACATGTTACTTAACAAAAGAACAAATTGTTGAAGCATCTAAATTATCAGTTGCTGCCAATGCAGATTTTGTAAAAACTTCTACAGGTTTTGGAACAGGAGGAGCTTCTTTTGAAGATATCCAATTAATGAAAGATGCTGTTGAAGGTAAAGCTGCTCTTAAAGCAAGTGGCGGTGTTCGTGATTACGAAACTGCTCAAAAATACATTGATATGGGTGTAACTCGTTTAGGTACTTCTAGTGGTATCAAAATTATTCAAGGCGGTACAGCTGACGAAGGAAGTTACTAA